AGCCCGAGCCCAGGAGTGAGGAATCGACATGACCAAGCCCGCGTCTGCCAGTTCTGCCACGGAGGCCTACCGGGCCGCGCGCGATGAGATTCTGCACCTGCGCGGGGACTACCAGCGGGCGGTCGATACGTTCACCTGGCCGGAGCTTGGGTCGACGTTTAACTGGGCCGTCGACTGGTTCGATGCGATCGGGCGCGGCAACGACAAGCCCGCGCTCGTGCTCGTGGAGGAGGACGGATCGCGGGCGTCGTACTCCTTTGATGAGCTCGTCCGTCGTTCGGACCAGGTGGCGGCGTGGCTGCGCGAGCAGGGCGTCGGCAAGGGCGACTCGGTCATCCTCATGCTCGGCAACCAGGTCGAGTTGTGGGAGGCGATGCTCGCGATCATGAAGCTGGGCGCCGTCATCATGCCGACGACCTCGGCGGTGGGCCCGGAGGATCTTGTGGACCGGATGGCGCGCGGGAAGGCGCGGCACGCGATCTGCAATGCGGCAGATGCCGACAAGTTCGCTGGTATCACTGAAGAGTTCACCAAGATCGCGGTTGGCGACGCTGAGGGTTGGCTGCGGTTTCAGGACGCGTATGACGTCACCGACCCGGCGGTCGAGCACCCGGGGACCGCACCGGATGACCGACTGCTGCTCTACTTCACCTCGGGGACGACGAGCCGTCCGAAGCTCGTCGAGCACACTCAGATCTCTTATCCCGTAGGGCATCTCTCGACGCTGTATTGGCTGGGCCTGCAGCCCGGCGACGTACACCTCAACATCTCCTCGCCGGGGTGGGGCAAGCACGCGTGGAGCTGTTTCTTTGCGCCGTGGATCGCCGAGGCCACGATCTTTATCTACAACTACTCGCGTTTTGATGCTGCTGCGCTGATGGAGCAGATCGACAAGGAGTCGGTGACGACCTTCTGCGCACCGCCGACGGTCTGGCGCATGCTGATCAACGCCGACCTGAGTGCCGGGCCATGGAAGCTGCGTGAGGTGATCGGTGCGGGGGAGCCGCTGAACCCGGAGGTCATCGGCAAGGTCGAGCAGGCGTGGGGACTGACTCTCCGGGACGGCTATGGGCAGACCGAGACAACGGCGTCGGTCGGCAACGTCCCAGGCGAAGAGGTCAAGCCGGGGTCGATGGGCAAGGTGCTGCCGGGGGTTCCCGTCGTACTCGTCGATCCGGTCTCCAACGAGAAGGTGTCGGGTGAGGGCGAGATCTGCATCGACCTGTCGGGCAACCCGTTGTCGCTGATGACCGGCTACCAGGACGATCCCGAGCGCAACGCGAAGGCGATGGCCGGCGGCGTCTATCACTCCGGCGACGTCGCGACGATCGACGACGACGGCTACATCACCTTCATCGGCCGCACCGACGACGTCTTCAAGGCCTCGGACTACAAGGTGAGCCCATTTGAGCTGGAGAGCGTGCTGATCGAGCACCCCGCGGTTGCAGAGGCGGCCGTTGTACCCGCGCCCGACGAGGTGCGTCTGGCGATCCCGAAGGCCTACATTGCCTTAGCCCCAGGCTATTCCGACGATGCGGACACTGCGCGCGACATCCTCAAGCATGCGCGAGAGCGGCTCGCGCCGTTCCAGCGGGTACGCCGGATCGAGTTCTATGAGCTGCCGAAGACGATCTCGGGCAAGATCCGCCGCGTCGAGCTGCGCCAGCGCGAGGAAGAGATCGCGGGGAAGCCGAAGGAGCCAACCGAGTGGCGCGATGACGACTTCCCTGAGATCAAGGGCTAGCGTTTCTGGCCGTTGAGTGCGGCGTACAGCGCGCGTTCGTAGTCCTGGTACATCGCCCAGGCGGCTGGCGGGACGAAGGGCAGGGTCTGGGAGTAGATCGCGCCGGTGATGCCGGTCGTCGGGTCGACCCAGAAGTGGGTGTTGCACAGTCCTGCCCAGCCGCCGCTGCCGGCTGCGCGAGCACCGTCGATGTCGTCAGTGTTGAGGATGAGGCCGAGGCCCCACTTCCAGCCGGGTCCGGCGTTGAAGTCGTCGGAGGACGCCGGGTGGGCAGTCTTGATGGCGGGCGGGAAGTCGAGATCGCCGATCTGGTTGGTGAAAGCCTGCTGGACGGTCTGCTCGGACAGGATGCGCGTGCCGTCGAGCTCGCCGCCTCGCAGGAGCATTCGCTGGAAGCGCAGGTAGTCATTCGGCGTGCTGTAGAGACCATGGCCGCCGGGCCAATACTCCGGAGCCGGCGGATGGTCGACCTCCGTGGCGACCCATGCGCCGTCATCGCCAGGCATGTGGATCGGCACGGTCGCCGACCGCTGCTCGTCGCTGGGGGAGTACGTCGTACTCGACATCCCTAGCGGGCCGGTGATGTTGTCTTCGAAGACGACATCTAGCGTGCTCCCGGCAGCCGCCTCGACGACCTGTCCGAGCCAGTCGGTGTTGATTCCGTACTCGTACTTCGTGCCGGGGTCGGCGGTCATAGGTGCCGTGAAGATGACCTTCGAGCCCGACAGCACGTTCGGCGTGCCGGTTGTTTGTTCCCACTGCACGAGGTCGGCGTCCCAGAACCAGTAGCCGAGCCCTGTCGTATGGGTGACGAGGTGGTGGACCGTCGCCTGGCTGCGGGGCGCGCGGAGGCGGGGAGTGTCGCCGTCGAACCCTTCGAGGACCTGGACGTCGGCGAACTGCGGGCAGTAGTCGGCGATCGGTGCGCTTAGGTCGAGCTTGCCCTGTTCGACGAGTTGGAGGGCGGCGGCCGTCGTGACCATCTTGGTCATCGACATGATCCGGAAGGTCGTGTCTGCATCGACTGGCTGATCGCCGCCGACGGTGTGCACTCCGGCTGAGTGCTCGTAGATGCTTCCGTCGCGGTCTGCCGCGGTCGCGACGACGCACGGGGCAGCGCCGGCTTGAACTGCGGAATCCAGCACGGCGTCGACCGCCGACCAGTCGGGAGATGACATGGCTCGCCTCCTAGCGAGAGAGGTGTCGTCCAGTCATCCTCGGCTCCGCCGACCGATTTGACCAGCCCTACGCCTATCGGCAGTCGAGCCCTTCGACAACCGGCGCTCGTGCCTCGCGCTTGCTCAGACAGGCAGCTGCGAGGCGGCTGAGTGTCCGCGTGGGTCGAGCAGGCCGAGGAACGAGGCCGGTTGCCGAGACCTAGAGACCACGTCCGCCGGCCGGAATCCCTAGCTATGGCCGGGGTTTTGGGTGATGCCGCCGGGCCGGGTGATGAGTTCGAGGCCGAGGCCGGGGTTGCGCCAGATCATCACCGCGCCGTTTTCGCGGATTTGGACGCGCCAGGCGGTGTGGTGGCGGATGCGGTGGTGTTCACGGCATAGGCAGGCGAGGTTCGCATCAGCGGTATGCCCACCCGACCCGTCGGGCCGGTGCTCAGTGGTGTGGTCGAGGTCGAGCTCCCCGCGCGCGGAGACGGCGGGGCGGTCGCAGTAGGGGAACCGGCACGTCTGATCGCGTAGCTGCACCCTGCGCCTCATCCGGGCATTCGGGTGGCGCACGACCGGGCCGAGGTCCAGCGGCATGCCAGTCAGCTCGTCGGTGACGAGGCGTTGCAGGTCCGGCTCACCCGATAACAGGAACAGCAGCACCTGGTACGGCACGCACCCGAGTCCCTCGATGTAGGCGCGGTCTTCACGGTCGTACTCCGACAGATCATCACCATCTGCGCCTTGTTCGGTGGTCGAGCAGGTGCGAGCCCCTCCGGGCGAGCACCGGTTGTCGAGACCACTCGCACCCGTGGGCAGGCTCGCGCTTTCCCCGTCTCGGGCTTCGGATTCAGGATCGGTCTCAGAGCGTTGTTCGGGTGGTGCGGCGCTGGCGTCGCCGGGCGGGGCGTGGGCTCCGGTGGCGCCGGGGATGATCCCGGCGCGGAGACACAGCAGCGTGGCCAGCGGCACGCTCACCGTCAACAGCGTTCGTGGTGGTGCGGGGGTGCTCATGCCGAGCACGCCCATCAGCATCACGATGGTCTCCCACGCCTCCTGCACCTGGGGGTACTGCTCTGGATCGATCTGTGGGTAGCCGCTGTGCGGGTCGATCGAGGCCGGGGTGAGGCCGAGCTGCTGCGCGGCCGCTGGGGCCAGTGCGGCGGGCCCGAACAGCATCGACTGAAACACGTCCGCGCGTACTTGGTCCGCGGTCCGCGGATCGCCCTTGTCGACCTGCGCGGCGTACTGGGCCAGGGCGTTCTCGATCGCGGTGATCACCGTCGCGGGCAGGTAACCGTTCAGCCACCGCATCCCAAACAGATCCGTCTGGGAGAACTCGACCCGCCGGTTGTGCATGCCCTGCTCGTGATCAGCCTCCGGCTCCGGCGGCGCGCTCGTGTGTTTGGCGGCCCAGGTCCGCAGCCGGCGCCGCAGCGTATCGGTGGTGACGTACCCGCGCTTGGCGAACAGCTTCTCGTCGGCGGCAGCAAGCGCGTCGTCGTCGAGGTCGTCAGCGGCGCGGAACAGCACCGCGAGCTGGTACCCCGACCAGTCACCGGACTCTGCGCGGTCGAGCGCGTTCGGCATCGACCGCGTCATCCGCAGCGCCTTGTTCAGCATTCCGTGCGCCACGCGGGCGTTGACCCGGCACGCGGCGCTAATGCCGGTAGCGGCGACCTGACGGCGCGAGACCCACCGATCACCGCGATCACCATCAGCCTCCCGCGCGGCGTGCGGACGGTACCCGCTCGGGGACGCCTCGCCGGGCAGCTGCTCGTCCGCGGTCGCGAACGCCTCGGCCATCGCGCGGGCCTCCACCGCCGCCACCGTGCCCGAGACCCGCTGACACATCTCAATCACCGTGACCGCCTGCCCGTGCGCCGACTCCAACGAATCGATATGTGCCAGGTAGCCATCGAGCTGATCACGAAGCGCCGCCAACGCCGCCCGCGGCCCCGACACCCGCGCCGTCTCGTCGGCGCCTTTCGAGGCTGTCTCCTGTGGCGCCGTTACCTGCGCACCATTGACTGGGTCGGTCGCCGTCTCGATGACGGACTCGGCGCTCCCGGCCGTATCTGCCTCTGACTGCTCGAACAGCTCGGTCTGCACCGCCCGCAGCGCCGACTCTTCAGGTCCAGCGGGCTCCGCAACCGGTGTCGGCTCAGGCTCCTTCACCGACCGAGCGCGAAGCGTGACACCATCGGGAAGCGGGCAGTACGAACTCAGCTGCGAGATCAGATCATCGACCTGATCATCACCACGCAACTGCCTACGCTTCATGTCTTCGACGCTACGCCAGGCCACCGACACGACCCCTCGAAAACAGGTCGATATGGCCCGTTTTCGCACATATAGCAGACGTGTTTACCACATCGTTACGAACCCGACCTCTCTCGCTCGGTCAAGATCGCTGATATGGCTGGGAAGTGGTTTCGACAGGCACTCGGTCGCTAGCGCTCCCTCGTTGCTCAACCACCGAGAAGAATGACCGCTCCCTCGTTGCTCAACCACCGATAAGGGGAAGTGGTTTCGAGGTCTCGACGGACGGGCTCGTACCTCGCCCTGCTCGACCCACGCGGACGATCAGTCGCCGATAGGGGATTGGGTGGTTAGGACTGGCCGTCGCGGATTTTGAGGCGGCCGGCGATGTCCGCTGCTTCGGCAGCCTTGTCGGCATCCACCTCGACGTCGTACACATCCGCCTCAAGACGACTGGTGCTCGCGAAGTCGCGCTGTCCACGGGTCGCCGACTGGCTCAGGAAGCCAAGCAGCGCACCCCAGAGCGCGCCGAGCACGATCGCCAGCAACAACGGCTGCCAGATGGGAGCGGGAGTGAAGAGGCTCAGCAAGAACCCGATGAGAAGGCCAAACCACGCGCCGGAGGCAGCACCCATCGCGGCGGCGCGGCCTTTGGTCATCCGCGTCAGCACCTGCTCGACGCTGTGTAGGCCACGACCGATGATCCGCACGCCACTCACGTCAAACCCGTTGTCAGATAGGTAATCGACGAGCCGCTGCGCTTCGACGTATCGCGGGTAGCTGGCGAGTGTCGTCGACGCCGGGCGTTCCGGAACTACCCCCGGCTGCTGGGTGCCAACTGGTCGATTCCCACCCGGGTTGGGGCCAAGCGTCATCTCGTCGCTCCTCGTCTCGCGCGCGGGCCTGGGTCTGCCGCGTCGACTTCAACATTAGGCGATCTGCGGCCACGAGAGCGTGGATAATTGAACGGGTGGACGCCCATCGCCGACCCGCGGAGTACATCCGCGATCTCAGTCAAGACCTCTCTAAAGAGCTCGCGCCCCGGGTGGTACGCCGGTCGCGGGCGTCGGTCGGCACGCGCGTACGCCGGTTGCGCAGCCGCATCATCTTCATCCTGCAGTGTTCGCTCGGTGCCGGATTCTCCTGGTGGCTCGCCGTCACCCTGCTCGGTCATCCCGCGCCGTACCTCGCGCCCGTCGCCGCCATCATCTGTCTCGGTCTGTCGTTCGGGCAGCGTTTTCGGCGGATCGTCGAAGTCACCGTCGGGGTCGCACTCGGCGTCCTGATCGGCAGCGCCTTCGCGCACATCTTCGGCGCCGGAACATGGCAGATCATCGTGGTGGCAGCGCTTTCGATGGCCTCCGCTGCTCTCTTGGGCGGCGGCGTGCTGATCTCCACCCAGGCAGCCGTCCAGTCGATCATCGTGATGACCCTGGTGACCCACGTCGACGGCGGGTTTGAGCGGTGGTTTGACGCGGTGATCGGCTCAGCGGTAGCGCTGGTCCTCGCGGCCATCGCCCCGGCCTCACCCATCGAGCGTCCTCGTGATGCCGCCGCTCGGATCGCCACGAAGGTCGCACAGATCCTCAAGGACGCAGGTGCGGTATACCGCGAGAAGGACCTCGACGCGGCCGGGGACGTCCTCGAGCGAGCCCGGGCAATCGAGGCCGACCTCGATGACTTCACGGAGGCGACCCGCGAAGGGCTCGCCGTTGTTCGCAGCTCGCCGATCTTCTATCGCCGCGCCAACCAGGTGCAAGAGATCGCCGCGCTGTCAGCGCCGTTGGACCGAGCCGTACGCAACCTCCGAGTGCTGGTACGCCGGATCGGGACCGCGATCTGGCGCGACGACATCATCGACCGAAACGTGCTCGACGGCATCGACGAGCTCGGGCAGATCATCGAGGAGATGTCGCGCGCGGGCGACAGCGGCGCCCGGCTGCGGCACTCTCGCGACCGTATCGTCGCCCTCGGTGACGCCACCTCCGAGTACGACATCCACTCGCTTTCGTCCGCCGTTCTCACCGGCCAGATCCGCTCTATCGTCGTCGATCTTCTCGAGATCACCGGCCTGAGCTACGCCGAGGCACGCGATCGGATCCGCGCCTTCGACGACCGGGACTGGGCCTCTGACTAACCACGCCTACGCGTTGTTGGCGCGCCAGCGCAACGGCGTCTCGGAGTACTCCTCGACGATGTGGGCGGCCATCCCGGGCGTGCGCCCAAGCTGGAAGATCACCTCGGCGACCGACGCCTCATAGCCCAGGATGTGCAGCACCGCGGCGGTCATCAGGTCGATGTTGATCGGCCGGTCCATCCGGCGCCGCAGCGCGGAGACCGCCGCGAGTACGCCGTCCCCACGATGCGTCTTGCGCACCAGCCGGAGCAGGTGCGTCGCACGCGGATCGTCGCCGCGATAGACGATGTGACCGAAACCGGGGACAAACCCGAACCGATCAAGAGACGCCCCAATCGCTGCGCGCGGGGCGCTCCCGCGCAGCACGTCGGCGATGAGCTCCCACGCGTGCACGGGTGCCGAACCGTGCAGTGGACCGCTCATCGCTCCGTATCCGGCGCTCAGGGCGTCGAGTACGCCGGCCCGCGACGACGCGGCTACCCGCGCGGCGACCGTCGAGACGGTGAGCCCGTTGTCGAGCATGCTGACCAGCAGCGCTTGAATCCATGGATGGCTCACGTCCAGCTCGTCGGACACGAGGCTAGTCGCGAGCCGAGTGAAACCGAGCGCGGTCGAGGTGACGTCGTCGACGTCGGTCCGGCGCAGCAGCGGGTCCGAAGCCGACAGTACGGCGCACGCGACCGGAATACGCCGTTGCGCGGGGACGCTCTGGACGAGACGGAGCGCGCCTCGGGGGAGCGCAAGCTCGCGCGGAGCAAGCGATTTCGGCGCTTGCAGCACAAACTGTGCCGCCTGTTCGAAGCTCAGGCGGCCGGCCAGCCGGTGCACCGGAACACCCCGGATCTGCAGGGTGTCTTCGTCCATTGACGACACGGCGGTCGCGACGGCGCGAAACCTCAGCAGGTCCGGGCCCGCGCGCCGCGACCCGCGTTTGGTCGCTGCCAGATTGTCGATCTCGGCCCGGGAGAAGAGCGACTCCTGCTGCCCTGGCTGGCGACGCGAGGTCAGGATTCCCCGGCTGACATAGGCGTAGAGCGTCTCGCGCCGCAGCCCGAGACGCCGCGCAGCGTCCGACGTCGTGATCCACGAATCATCTGGCACGGCGTTGATTCAATCAAGATTGACGATGTTGATCAATAGCGTCACCGTTGAGCGCATGACCACAACATCCGAACCGATGACCGCCCCCGCCGGACTCAAGGGCGTCATCGTCACCGAGACCGAGCTAGGCGACGTACGCGGCAGCGAAGGCTTCTATCACTTTCGTGACTACTCGGCGATCGAGCTCGCCAAGAGCTGCACGTTCGAGCAGGTCTGGTACCTGATGCTGTACGGCGTACTCCCGGCCGCGGGCTCGCCGGAGCTGGCCGATTTCACTGCCCGCATCGCGCAGTATCGAGAGCTGCCGCAGCGGGTGCTCGGGCTGCTCCGGGACGCCGTCACGCCGCACGCTGACCCGCTGTATGCGCTGCGGCTGGCGCTCTCGGCGCTCGCGATCGAGGACGACGTGCAGCCGATGTATGACACTGACGAGCAGACCCGTCTTCGGCAAGCCGAGCGTTATGCCGCAATCGTCCCGACTGTGCTGGCGGCGGCGTACCGCCTGGGGCGCGGGGAAGGGCCGATCCCGGCCGACCCTCGCCTGAGTCACACCGCTGACTACGTGCGGATGGCGACCGGCCAGCTGCCCTCGGCCGCCGATGAGCGAGCCCTGGAGACCTACCTGATCGGCACCATCGACCACGGCTTCAACGCATCGACCTTCACATCTCGGGTCATCGCATCCACCGGCACTGACCTCATCTCGTGTCTCGTCGGCGCGATGGGCTCGTTTCTCGGCCCACTGCACGGTGGTGCGCCCAGCCGGGCACTCGCTGCCCTCGATGAGATCGGCGACCCCGCGAACACCGCTCAGTGGGTGCGGGCGCAGATTGCTGGTGGGCGCAAGATCATGGGTTTCGGGCACGCGGTCTACCGCACCCACGACCCACGCTCTGAGCTGCTCAAGTCGATCGTTGCGAAGCGTGACGATCCGCTGGTTCGCCAGGCGATCGCGGTCGAGGACGCCGTCGAGCGAACCCTCGCCGAGCTCAAGCCCGGCTACCCGCTCTATGCCAACGTCGAGTTCTACGCCGGCGTGCTCATGCGGCTGGTCGGTCTCGACGACGCGATGTTTACCCCGACGTTCTGCGTCGCTCGCGTTGTCGGCTGGAGCGCCAACGCTCTGGAGGAGGCGCGGCGCGGCAAGATCATCCGGCCTTCGGCCAAGTACGTCGGACCACCGGTCCGCACGTAGCATTCGTGCTACATGACTGCATGTCCAGCACATGCAGTCGAGGTACGATGACGACGTGACGATGATCCAGATCAGAAACGTGCCAGACGATGTTCACCGGCGCCTTAAGGCGAGGGCGGCGATGGAGGGGGTGTCGCTGTCTGAGCTGGCGCTCTCTGAGTTGACGCGCTCTCTTGATCGTCCGACGCGTCGAGAGCTGCTGGATTTGGTCGCTTCTCGTGAGCAGGTGCGTGGCGGGCCATCATCGGCAACGCTGGTCGAACGGGCGCGCGACGCCTCGTGATTGTGCTGGATGCCTCCGCTGCCGTTGAGTGGCTGCTCGGGCGACCAGCAGCGGGCTCGATAGCCGCGCGACTGGCCGACCCGGACACCGCCATCCATGCACCGTCACTGGTGGGAGTCGAGGTCACGTCGGCGCTACGTGGCCTCGTGCTCGCCCGACACGCCACCGCCGAGCGTGCGTCGGCGGCCTTGTCGGATCTGATGGGTTTGGACATAAGCCTGCACGATCCGACACCCTTGCTGCCGCGAGTATGGGCGCTTCGCGACAATCTCACGGTGTACGACGCTGTGTATGTCGCCCTCGCGGAGATCCTCGACGCGACGCTGCTCACCACGGACGCCCGGATCGCTCGAGCGATGCGCCCGGACGCAGCCGTAGACGTGCTCGTCGCTCGGTAGACTCGTGCGGATTGTCTACCTAGAGGGAGCGTCACGGGAATGACCAAGTACGTCGTTATCGGAGCGGGCATCTTGGGCCTCGCCACCGCCGACGCGATCGGCGCGAGCGACCCGTCGGCCGAGATCGTCGTACTCGAGAAGGAAGACCGGGTTGCACCGCACCAGACCGGGCGCAACTCCGGGGTCATCCACTCCGGCATCTACTACGTGCCGGGCTCGAAGAAGGCGCTCATGAGCAAGGCCGGCGCCGAGTCGATGCGGCGCTTCGCCAAGGACAACGGCATCGCAATGCAGGAGACCGGCAAGCTCATCGTCGCGACCAACGAGTCGCAGCTGCCGGCCATGCGCAAGCTGCTGGCCCGCGGTCAGGAAAACGGCATCCCGGTGCGCGAGCTGAGCGCGGCCGAGGCGCTTGAGTTCGAGCCGCACGTGCGCGCGGTCGGCGCGATCCGCGTCGAGACGACGGCCATCGTCGACTTCGTCGGGGTGTGCCAGCGGCTCGCCGAGCAGATCGCCGAGCGCGGGGGCGAGGTGCGGTTCAGCTCGCCGGTCACCGGGATGCACCATCAGGGCGAGCAGACCATCGTCCAGACACCGACCGGTCCGATCATCGCCGACGTGGTGGTCTCCTGCGCCGGGTTGTACGCCGACCGTGTCGCCGCGCAGGACGCCGGCAAGGCCCTCGACTACAAGGTCGTACCGTTCCGCGGCGAGTACTTCGAGCTCACCCGCGAGCGTGAGCATCTGGTCAACGGCCTGATCTACCCGGTGCCCAACCCGGAGCTGCCGTTCCTCGGCGTACACCTCACCCGGATGGCGCGCGGCGGCGTGCACGCCGGACCCAACGCCGTTCTCGCGCTGGCCCGCGAAGGCTATGACTGGAAGACGATCCGGCCAGCGGACCTGCTGGATTCCCTGCGTTTCCCGGGGTTCTGGAAGATGGCCAAGGACAACCTCGGCGTCGGAGTCATGGAAGTACGCCGGTCGCTGTCGCACAAGCGGTTTGCGGCCAGCCTCGCCGAGCTGGTCCCCGAGGTCACCGAAGACGACATCGTGCCATCGCCAGCCGGTGTTCGCGCCCAGCTGCTCACCCGCGACGGGAAGATCTTCGACGACTTCCTGATCGAGCGCAGCGGCCGCAACGTGCACGTCCTCAACGCGCCGTCGCCAGCGGCGACTGCCGCGCTCGAGATCGGTCGTCACATCGCGCAGCAGGCCACCGCCAGCGCCTAATGTCCGTCCGCGGCCACCTTGCCGGAGTCGTCTCTCGTGCCCGCGAGCTGCCGGCGTCGGCGTGGTGGAAGCTGGCAGTCTTCGCCGGCCTGTTTGCTGCAGCGGCGATCGTCGTACTCGTCGCTGGGATTCCCTCGGTCGCCGAGGCCCGGACCTACGTCCGCGGGCTGGGTGCCGCCGCACCGGTCCTGTTTGCCACCGGGTTCGGACTGCTCACCCTCACGCCGTTTCCCAAAAGCATCCTGGCGGTGGTGGCTGGTGCTCTATGGGGACTCGGACTCGGCCTGGTGATCTGCCTTGCCGGCGTGTTGCTCGGTGCGACGCTGGCCTTCTTCGTCGGTCGCTTCCTCATCGCGCATGCTGTGCGCGGGCTCGCCGGCGACGCGATGACGGTCATCGACGACGCGGCTCGCAAGAGCACTTTCCTTGCGGTGCTGGCAGTCCGGATCATCCCGGTGCTGCCGTTTACGGTCATGAACTTTGCCTTCGGCGTCACGGTCGTGCGCTTCTTGCCGTTCTTCGCCGCGACCGGAGTAGGGTCGATCCTCGGCACAGGGGCCTACGTCGCAGTGGGCGCCTTCGGGCACGATGTGACCTCGTGGCAGTTCTGGGCGGCGCTCGCCGCCGTCGGTTCGATGACCTTGGTCGGCCTGTGGGTCGCACGCCGAAAGATGCGCAAGCGCAAGGAGAGTTCGTGACGGACCTGGCTATTACCTTCGACGACGTCACCGCAGCAGCGCGTCGTCTCGAGCCGGTTGCGCACCGTACGCCGGTGCTGCGCTCGCAGACCTTCGACGAACTCGTCGGCGCCACGGTGCTGTTCAAGATGGAGAGCCTGCAGCGCGGCGGCGCATTCAAGTTCCGCGGCGCCTACAACTCGGTCAGCCAGCTGGGTGAGCAGCAGCGCGCCCGCGGCGTCGTCGCGTTCTCCTCCGGCAACCACGCCCAGGCGGTCGCCTTCGCCTCGCGGCTGCTGGGCGTACCGGCGACGATCGTCATGCCCGCCGACGCCCCAGCCAGCAAGCGGGCCGCGACGGAGGGGTACGGCGCCACCGTGCGCACGTACGACCGCTACACCGAAGACCGTCGGGCGATCGCCGCGCAGATCGCTGAACAGACTGGCGCGCACCTCATTCCGCCGTACGACGACCCGGCGATCATGGCCGGGCAGGGGACCGCCGGCCTCGAGCTGCTCGACGAGACCGGACCTCTCGATGTCGTGGTGGCGCCCGTGGGCGGGGGCGGCCTGCTCTCTGGGGTCGCGGTTGCCACGAGGGCGATGTCACCGGACGCGGAGATCTACGGTGTCGAGCCCGAGGCCGGGAACGACGCTCAGCGGTCCCTGCGTGACGGTGCGATCGTCACGATCGACACGCCCCAGACAATCGCCGACGGAGCGCAGACGCAGTTCCTCGGCGAGCACACTTTTCCGGTGCTGCAGGCACTGTTGAGCGGTATCGTGACGGTCACCGACCAGCAACTCGTCGATCAGATGCGGTTCTTCGCGGCGCGCATGAAGCAGGTGGTCGAGCCGACCGGCGCCCTGGCGGCCGCTGCGTTGCTGGCCGGCAAGCTCGACATCGCGGGCAAGCGGGTCGGCGTGATCGTCAGCGGCGGCAACATCGACCTCAACCGATTTGCCGCGCTCATCTCAGACTGATCAGCGCACGCCCAGAGTGCGGAACTGCACGGAGATGCGTGGCCCGACGACCGCGCTCGTCTTGGGCACGCAGTGCTCCCACGTGCGCTGACACGAGCCGCCCATGACGACAAGATCGCCGTGGCCTAAGGAAAACTTGTGCTCCGTCGGCCCGCCGCCACGCGGCCGCAGAGCCAGCACTCGCGGCGTACCGAGCGAGAGGATCGCCACCATTGTGTCCTGGGTGCTGGAGCGTCCGTTGCGGTCGCCATGCCAGGCCACCGAGTCAGATCCGCTGCGATACAGGCATAGTCCAGCCGTTGCGAAGTCCTCACCGAGCTCGGGGAGATAGTGCGCCGACAGCATGTCGCGCGCGACCGACAGCAGGGGATGCGGCAGCGGCTCGTCTTCGCCGTAGAACCGCGTGAGCCTCGGAACGTCGAGCACCCGGTCATACATCTGCCGCTTGTCGGCCCGCCACGGCACGTCACGCAGCAGGTCGTCGAAGAGCTGGTCAGAGCCAGACATCCACGCCGGCAGGTGGTCGACCCACGCACCGTCGCGCAGCTCGGTGCGGTGGATCTCGCCGAGATCGGCGTA
The nucleotide sequence above comes from Epidermidibacterium keratini. Encoded proteins:
- a CDS encoding threo-3-hydroxy-L-aspartate ammonia-lyase, coding for MTDLAITFDDVTAAARRLEPVAHRTPVLRSQTFDELVGATVLFKMESLQRGGAFKFRGAYNSVSQLGEQQRARGVVAFSSGNHAQAVAFASRLLGVPATIVMPADAPASKRAATEGYGATVRTYDRYTEDRRAIAAQIAEQTGAHLIPPYDDPAIMAGQGTAGLELLDETGPLDVVVAPVGGGGLLSGVAVATRAMSPDAEIYGVEPEAGNDAQRSLRDGAIVTIDTPQTIADGAQTQFLGEHTFPVLQALLSGIVTVTDQQLVDQMRFFAARMKQVVEPTGALAAAALLAGKLDIAGKRVGVIVSGGNIDLNRFAALISD
- a CDS encoding alpha-ketoglutarate-dependent dioxygenase AlkB, yielding MMLQGSLLDLDQPTAYADLGEIHRTELRDGAWVDHLPAWMSGSDQLFDDLLRDVPWRADKRQMYDRVLDVPRLTRFYGEDEPLPHPLLSVARDMLSAHYLPELGEDFATAGLCLYRSGSDSVAWHGDRNGRSSTQDTMVAILSLGTPRVLALRPRGGGPTEHKFSLGHGDLVVMGGSCQRTWEHCVPKTSAVVGPRISVQFRTLGVR